Proteins encoded by one window of Thermoplasmatales archaeon:
- a CDS encoding carboxymuconolactone decarboxylase family protein, which produces MRYREFKEYREKINKKILQEGTLNTKRFFSLDESVYLDRKLSRKTKELLGLVASVVLRCNDCILYHLDKCIDEGYTNEELYEALDVALIVGGSITIPHIRYAYEMIDEIRKEKVSE; this is translated from the coding sequence ATGAGATATAGAGAATTTAAAGAATACAGGGAAAAAATTAACAAAAAAATATTGCAGGAAGGAACATTGAACACAAAAAGATTTTTCTCCCTTGATGAAAGTGTTTATTTGGACAGAAAATTGAGCAGAAAAACAAAAGAATTGCTCGGACTTGTTGCATCTGTTGTGCTAAGATGCAATGACTGCATTCTATATCATCTTGATAAATGTATTGATGAAGGTTATACTAATGAAGAATTGTATGAAGCTTTAGATGTAGCACTTATTGTTGGTGGCTCAATAACAATTCCTCATATAAGATATGCCTATGAGATGATAGATGAGATAAGAAAAGAAAAAGTTAGCGAGTAA
- a CDS encoding 50S ribosome-binding GTPase codes for MNIEEEIKRIEEEIKNTPYNKATEKHIGLLKAKLARLREEARKGGRKGGRGFAIKKAGDASVAIVGPPSVGKSTLLNCLTNARSEVADYAFTTKLPVPGMMEYEGCQIQIIDLPGLIKSSEEREVFSMARNVDLIIIMVDIYSIDKIGEIEKELREAGIKINEKKPNVVIRRKDRGGISIQLSKKCKISEDVAKAILMEYLNNADVVIRDDINEEQLIDAIIGNKVYLPAIRVINKIDIEERKVDFDAIPVSAKFGYGIEELKKRIFEKLELIRIYMKPEKKKIEEKPMVMKKGATVRDVCEKLHRDFVKNFQYAIVSGKSVSFNGQRVGLNHELADGDVLTIVTR; via the coding sequence ATGAACATCGAAGAGGAGATAAAAAGAATTGAAGAGGAGATAAAAAACACCCCTTACAATAAAGCAACAGAAAAACATATAGGGCTCCTGAAAGCGAAGCTCGCCCGCCTGCGGGAAGAGGCGAGGAAAGGAGGAAGAAAAGGAGGGCGTGGATTTGCGATAAAGAAAGCGGGAGATGCAAGTGTTGCAATAGTTGGACCGCCATCTGTTGGAAAATCGACTTTGCTGAATTGTTTAACGAATGCAAGAAGTGAGGTTGCGGATTATGCTTTTACAACAAAATTGCCTGTGCCAGGGATGATGGAATATGAAGGTTGCCAGATCCAGATAATTGATTTGCCAGGGTTAATAAAAAGTAGCGAAGAAAGAGAAGTATTTTCGATGGCTAGAAATGTGGATTTGATAATTATAATGGTGGATATATATTCGATTGATAAAATTGGGGAGATAGAAAAAGAGTTAAGAGAGGCGGGTATAAAGATAAATGAGAAAAAACCAAATGTTGTTATAAGAAGAAAGGATAGGGGAGGGATTTCAATTCAGCTTTCAAAAAAGTGTAAAATAAGTGAAGATGTTGCAAAAGCAATTTTGATGGAATATTTAAATAATGCTGATGTTGTTATAAGGGATGATATTAATGAAGAGCAACTTATAGATGCAATAATTGGAAATAAAGTATATTTACCAGCTATTAGAGTGATAAATAAAATTGATATTGAGGAAAGGAAAGTGGATTTTGACGCAATCCCTGTATCAGCTAAATTTGGGTATGGAATAGAGGAGCTGAAGAAAAGAATTTTTGAAAAACTTGAATTGATAAGAATTTATATGAAGCCAGAAAAAAAGAAAATAGAAGAAAAACCAATGGTTATGAAAAAAGGAGCAACTGTTAGAGATGTGTGTGAAAAACTTCACAGAGATTTTGTTAAAAATTTTCAGTATGCAATAGTAAGTGGTAAATCAGTATCTTTTAATGGACAGAGAGTAGGGCTAAATCATGAACTTGCAGATGGAGATGTGCTTACAATAGTTACTCGCTAA
- the nth gene encoding endonuclease III, translating to MIILIHQMIEIIDILRREYPHIKGTALNYKNPLELLIATILSAQTTDERVNMVTEELFKKYKSAEEFASADINELERYIKSVNFYKNKARYIKECCKIISEKYRGKIPDNMQDLISLPGVSRKTANVVLSNAFRKDEGIVVDTHVMRLSQRIGLTDEKNRDKIEEDLMKKFPKDKWFDLSNLLIAHGRKICKAKNPLCEKCVLNKICRSAYEHRRGDKKN from the coding sequence ATGATTATCTTAATTCACCAAATGATTGAGATAATAGATATTTTGAGGAGGGAATATCCCCATATTAAGGGCACTGCACTTAATTATAAAAATCCTTTGGAATTACTTATCGCAACAATTTTATCAGCTCAAACAACTGATGAAAGAGTTAATATGGTAACAGAAGAGCTTTTTAAAAAATATAAAAGTGCTGAAGAATTTGCAAGTGCGGATATAAATGAGCTTGAGAGATATATAAAAAGTGTTAATTTTTATAAAAATAAGGCAAGATATATAAAGGAATGCTGTAAAATAATATCAGAGAAATACAGAGGAAAAATTCCTGATAATATGCAGGATTTGATTTCCCTGCCAGGAGTGAGTAGAAAAACTGCAAATGTTGTTCTTTCAAATGCATTCAGGAAAGATGAGGGAATTGTTGTAGATACCCATGTAATGAGATTGAGCCAGAGAATAGGACTTACAGATGAAAAAAACAGGGATAAAATTGAAGAAGATTTGATGAAGAAATTTCCAAAAGATAAATGGTTTGATTTATCTAATCTTTTGATAGCACACGGAAGAAAAATATGTAAAGCAAAAAACCCTCTCTGTGAAAAATGCGTTTTAAATAAGATATGCAGGAGTGCCTATGAACATCGAAGAGGAGATAAAAAGAATTGA
- a CDS encoding right-handed parallel beta-helix repeat-containing protein → MKKPWKTYHIDDMSPAGGDGWYFHFRYKSSNRLPPFDLPGPGLPPFQDEKRNHYVDDSNTGGPWDGSFENPYKTIQEGIDIAKKGDTIFVFPGIYQEKIIIDKDCIGLISLTYEQPIIDGGKEGNVVTIKGKAVNLHGFVIQNSGTFEEGSGLDIQSNDNTISGNIIKNNQNGVYIHSSSKNNVIFENSIQNNEWGIFIMHECRDNYLFNNNFIDNRGFHAKDYSINKWDSEFYYGNYWDDYKGSDNNGNGIGDTPYHILGESNRDNQPLMKPWQNKKPDTPIIEGITSGKIQTIYNFSVNSSDSSNHDLIYEIDWGDGSNEYISYSESGISINITHSWESSGDYLIKIRAIDYYGAESDWGTLKISMPKSIASDIIFQKLIYLFSFFEKIISLYFRYFV, encoded by the coding sequence ATGAAAAAACCTTGGAAGACTTATCATATAGATGATATGTCCCCTGCAGGAGGCGATGGATGGTATTTCCATTTTCGATATAAATCTTCAAACAGACTCCCCCCTTTCGATTTACCTGGTCCGGGACTGCCACCATTTCAAGATGAAAAACGTAACCATTATGTTGATGATAGTAATACTGGAGGCCCCTGGGACGGCTCATTTGAGAATCCTTACAAAACAATACAGGAAGGGATTGATATAGCCAAAAAAGGTGATACAATTTTTGTTTTTCCAGGCATTTATCAAGAGAAAATTATCATTGACAAGGATTGCATAGGATTAATATCACTAACTTATGAGCAGCCTATAATAGATGGAGGAAAAGAGGGTAATGTAGTTACTATTAAAGGTAAAGCAGTGAATTTACATGGTTTTGTAATACAAAACAGTGGAACATTTGAGGAGGGTAGTGGTTTGGATATACAATCAAATGACAACACAATATCTGGAAATATTATAAAAAACAACCAGAATGGAGTATATATTCACAGCTCATCTAAGAATAATGTAATCTTTGAGAATTCTATTCAAAATAATGAATGGGGTATTTTCATTATGCACGAGTGTAGAGATAATTACCTTTTTAACAACAATTTCATTGATAACAGAGGATTTCATGCAAAAGATTATAGCATAAATAAATGGGATTCAGAATTCTACTATGGAAACTACTGGGATGACTATAAAGGAAGTGATAATAATGGCAATGGTATTGGAGATACACCATATCATATCCTAGGAGAATCCAATCGGGATAATCAACCATTGATGAAGCCTTGGCAGAATAAAAAGCCAGATACACCTATTATTGAAGGAATTACTTCAGGAAAAATACAGACAATTTATAATTTTTCAGTAAATTCGTCAGATTCCAGCAATCATGATTTAATATATGAAATTGACTGGGGTGATGGTTCAAATGAATATATCTCATATTCTGAATCTGGCATATCCATAAACATAACTCATAGTTGGGAATCAAGTGGAGATTATTTAATAAAGATTAGAGCAATAGATTATTATGGTGCTGAAAGTGATTGGGGAACATTGAAAATATCTATGCCAAAAAGCATAGCATCAGATATAATTTTTCAGAAGCTCATTTATCTTTTCTCTTTCTTTGAAAAAATAATAAGCCTATATTTCAGATATTTTGTATAA